From a region of the Xyrauchen texanus isolate HMW12.3.18 chromosome 39, RBS_HiC_50CHRs, whole genome shotgun sequence genome:
- the LOC127632759 gene encoding 40S ribosomal protein S15, with translation MADAEQKKKRTFRKFTYRGVDLDQLLDMSYEQLMQLYCARQRRRLNRGLRRKQQSLLKRLRKAKKEAPPMEKPEVVKTHLRDMVILPEMVGSMVGVYNGKTFNQVEIKPEMIGHYLGEFSITYKPVKHGRPGIGATHSSRFIPLK, from the exons GCGGACGCTGAGCAAAAGAAGAAGCGCACCTTCAGGAAATTCACCTACAGAGGTGTGGACCTGGACCAGCTGCTGGATATGTCCTA TGAGCAGCTGATGCAGCTCTACTGTGCCAGGCAGAGGAGGAGGTTGAACCGTGGCCTCAGAAGGAAGCAGCAGTCTCTCCTTAAACGTCTCCGCAAGGCCAAGAAGGAGGCTCCACCCATGGAGAAACCAGAGGTCGTGAAAACTCACCTGAGAGACATGGTCATTCTGCCAGAGATGGTTGGCTCCATGGTTGGCGTGTATAATGGCAAGACCTTCAACCAGGTTGAAATCAAG CCTGAGATGATTGGTCATTACCTTGGAGAGTTCTCTATCACATACAAGCCTGTTAAGCATGGCCGTCCAGGTATTGGAGCCACTCACTCTTCTCGCTTTATTCCTCTGAAATAA